One part of the Triplophysa rosa linkage group LG5, Trosa_1v2, whole genome shotgun sequence genome encodes these proteins:
- the pnp5b gene encoding purine nucleoside phosphorylase 5b yields the protein MFPDSATGYEECKATADWLLAQAPARPLVGIVCGSGLGGLAEMLKDQLVIKYSDIPNFPQSTVHGHAGKLVFGTLKGTACVCMQGRFHLYEGHPIQKTTMPIRVLKLMGVETMILTNAAGGLNQDFKVGDVMVIKDHINIPGFAGNNPLVGANDDRFGVRFPCMSDAYDRDLQKLARDVAAELGYSAFMKEGVYSALGGPSFETIAECRMLRLLGADTVGMSTVHEVIVARHCGMRVFALSLVTNQAVMDYDSEQKANHEEVLQTGAQRAKELEKLVSTMVSRIELKNKKSQETCQ from the exons TTATGAGGAGTGTAAGGCCACAGCCGATTGGCTGTTAGCTCAGGCTCCAGCTCGTCCTCTGGTGGGGATCGTGTGTGGTTCGGGTCTCGGTGGACTGGCAGAAATGCTGAAAGATCAGCTGGTCATCAAGTACAGCGACATTCCCAATTTCCCTCAAAGCACCG TGCATGGCCACGCTGGAAAGTTGGTGTTTGgcactcttaaagggacagcgtGCGTGTGCATGCAGGGCAGATTTCATCTTTACGAAGGACACCCCATTCAGAAG ACCACGATGCCCATCAGGGTGTTGAAGCTGATGGGTGTAGAGACGATGATTCTGACGAATGCTGCTGGAGGACTGAATCAGGATTTTAAAGTGGGAGATGTGATGGTTATCAAAGATCACATCAATATTCCAGGCTTCGCCGGAAACAACCCGCTGGTGGGAGCCAATGacgacag GTTTGGGGTGAGGTTCCCGTGTATGTCAGACGCATATGACCGTGATCTGCAGAAGCTCGCTCGCGATGTCGCAGCTGAACTCGGTTACTCCGCGTTCATGAAGGAGGGCGTGTACAGCGCGTTGGGTGGGCCGTCTTTTGAGACCATCGCTGAATGCAGAATGCTCCGCCTCCTCGGAGCCGACACAGTCG GCATGAGCACCGTTCATGAGGTCATCGTGGCGCGTCACTGCGGGATGAGAGTCTTCGCTCTGTCTCTCGTCACCAATCAGGCGGTGATGGATTACGACAGCGAGCAGAAGGCCAATCACGAGGAGGTTCTGCAGACGGGTGCACAGAGAGCCAAAGAGCTGGAGAAACTCGTGTCCACCATGGTTTCTCGCATTGAGCTCAAGAACAAGAAATCACAGGAAACCTGTCAGTGA